In Janthinobacterium rivuli, a single genomic region encodes these proteins:
- a CDS encoding type VI secretion system Vgr family protein gives MSALLNSFTQDTRVLAFSTPIGRDKLLAECFRGEEGLSECYEFKVTALSTDAGMSLKSLHGQPVLLELLTATSRDDKRPFHGHITSAERAGADGGFARYVFTIGPWYAFLAHGRDSRIFQDKTVFDILDAIFGGWQNVGPLVPAWRYDILDRDVYPIRSLTCQYQESNMAFAERLMREEGLFYYFEHIGNAESAILGSHTMVIADHNGCFKPNAQATINFTQPGAVMKEDSMDRWRTSVRLQTNAIELSSWDYRTTGSRPVSSVSANGDGGNPLVSRDTPGAYAYESMKQGQRIADNQMQALDAMRETHIGAGTVRTLSAGTTITLHGQSQLDAASVSGGDDARTFVIVRVVHLAHNNLSTEAKTEITERLGQSVLDVLIQKERKHSLHAVGAEKGERPVYRNRIDAIRSKAPYRSRGQDGHGQLLNPRPTVHGQQTAIVVGPAGAATYTDRDHRIKVQFHWQRGTGESDLSHSRLNHPSPEGQAGASANEKAGTWVRISTPMAPVAGANWGSVAVPRIGSEVVIDFLDGDIDRPVVIGSLYNGKGQDNAQHNQVAQGAGVSTGNAPAWFPGDSGAHAHPAVLSGFKTQAMNTSQNGAGAYSQLVFDDTAGQSRVALQRHANPHQGTAELNMGHLRHQSDNQRLSPVGFGAELKTEHGAAIRAGSGLLLSTDARLNANGSQLDSREAKVQIEQSLQLQTALATTAQKHNATLKDDKGQAEPAPEKLPSIAQMAHSVSVIETMEGNTSSGDGAGGSGKVTAYAEPHLQLSSPAGIAATTPADAIIIAGNTSSITAGQDINFAAQGNSLYAVKAGISLFTYGKADSKDKPNQETGIMLHAASGKVSSQSQSDETRITADKAITVASMTKSVTVAAKEHVLLTSQDAYIKLEGGNIMIHGPGAMTFKASMKELAGPSASTSILPPLPKIDQIKNFIEFNHHWPDLTPVAGGAYRAEFADGTACVGKLDAKGHARLENIPQGAVKVYFGEDPRPFTADSPKDAGKTTLENVQNDLKKHGQPTDPDDVESLLYSMVGRDIQ, from the coding sequence ATGTCAGCGCTGCTCAACAGCTTCACTCAAGATACACGCGTGCTTGCGTTCAGCACGCCTATTGGCCGCGACAAGCTTCTTGCCGAATGCTTTCGCGGCGAGGAAGGACTTAGCGAGTGCTATGAATTCAAGGTCACTGCGCTCTCGACCGACGCGGGAATGTCTCTCAAATCGTTGCACGGGCAGCCGGTTCTGCTTGAACTGCTCACGGCCACGAGTCGCGATGACAAACGCCCATTCCATGGCCATATCACGTCGGCCGAACGGGCCGGTGCTGACGGCGGTTTCGCGCGCTATGTGTTTACAATTGGCCCCTGGTACGCATTCCTGGCTCATGGCCGCGATAGCCGAATATTCCAAGACAAAACTGTATTCGACATCCTCGATGCGATCTTCGGTGGTTGGCAGAACGTGGGGCCCTTGGTGCCGGCGTGGCGCTACGACATCCTCGACAGAGACGTGTATCCGATCAGATCGCTGACTTGCCAGTATCAGGAAAGTAATATGGCGTTCGCCGAACGCCTGATGCGGGAAGAGGGCTTGTTTTACTATTTCGAGCACATCGGCAATGCTGAAAGCGCCATCCTTGGCTCCCACACCATGGTCATCGCCGACCATAATGGCTGTTTCAAACCAAATGCTCAGGCCACGATCAATTTCACGCAGCCTGGCGCCGTGATGAAAGAGGACAGCATGGACCGCTGGCGCACCAGCGTGCGCCTGCAAACGAACGCCATCGAGTTGTCGAGTTGGGATTACCGCACGACCGGATCGCGCCCGGTGAGCTCGGTCAGCGCCAATGGTGATGGCGGAAACCCGCTGGTCAGCCGCGACACTCCCGGCGCATACGCCTACGAGTCGATGAAGCAGGGCCAGCGTATCGCGGACAACCAGATGCAGGCGCTGGACGCGATGCGTGAGACGCACATCGGCGCAGGTACCGTGCGCACGCTCTCTGCGGGCACGACCATCACTCTCCATGGGCAATCGCAACTCGATGCTGCCAGTGTCAGCGGCGGCGACGACGCACGCACCTTCGTCATCGTGCGCGTGGTGCACCTCGCCCATAATAACCTGAGTACCGAGGCGAAGACAGAAATCACCGAACGACTGGGCCAGAGCGTACTCGACGTCCTTATTCAGAAAGAGCGCAAGCATAGTCTGCATGCAGTGGGCGCGGAGAAGGGCGAACGTCCCGTCTACCGCAACCGCATCGATGCCATCCGCAGCAAGGCACCCTATCGCAGCAGGGGGCAGGATGGACATGGCCAACTCCTGAATCCGCGGCCCACCGTCCATGGACAGCAGACCGCAATCGTGGTCGGACCAGCCGGCGCGGCAACCTACACGGATCGTGATCATCGCATCAAGGTGCAGTTCCATTGGCAACGTGGAACGGGTGAGAGCGATCTGAGCCACAGCCGCCTGAACCATCCTTCGCCCGAGGGGCAGGCAGGTGCGTCCGCAAACGAAAAGGCCGGCACATGGGTGCGCATATCCACGCCGATGGCGCCGGTCGCGGGCGCCAACTGGGGCTCGGTCGCCGTGCCACGCATCGGCAGTGAAGTGGTGATCGATTTCCTTGACGGCGACATTGACCGTCCAGTGGTCATTGGCAGCCTGTACAACGGCAAAGGCCAGGACAACGCCCAGCACAATCAGGTGGCACAGGGTGCCGGCGTTTCGACTGGCAACGCGCCAGCATGGTTCCCAGGCGACTCTGGCGCGCACGCGCATCCAGCTGTGCTGTCGGGATTCAAGACACAGGCAATGAACACCAGTCAAAATGGCGCAGGTGCCTACAGCCAACTGGTATTTGACGATACGGCGGGTCAGTCGCGCGTGGCGCTGCAACGCCATGCCAACCCGCACCAAGGCACTGCCGAACTGAACATGGGGCATTTGCGTCACCAGAGCGACAACCAGCGTCTCAGCCCTGTCGGATTCGGTGCCGAACTCAAAACGGAACACGGCGCCGCCATTCGAGCCGGTTCCGGCCTGCTGCTGTCTACCGACGCACGGCTCAATGCCAACGGTAGCCAACTCGATTCGCGCGAGGCCAAGGTACAGATCGAGCAAAGCCTGCAATTGCAGACGGCGCTTGCGACAACGGCGCAAAAGCACAATGCCACGCTCAAGGACGACAAGGGCCAGGCCGAGCCAGCGCCCGAGAAGTTGCCATCGATTGCGCAGATGGCGCACAGCGTCAGCGTCATCGAAACGATGGAGGGCAACACGTCAAGCGGCGACGGTGCCGGCGGCTCCGGCAAGGTGACGGCCTACGCCGAACCGCATCTGCAGTTGTCGAGTCCCGCCGGGATCGCGGCGACCACCCCGGCCGACGCGATCATCATCGCAGGCAACACCAGCAGCATTACGGCCGGTCAGGACATCAACTTTGCGGCCCAGGGCAACAGCCTGTATGCGGTCAAGGCCGGCATCAGTCTGTTCACGTACGGCAAGGCGGACAGCAAGGACAAGCCGAACCAGGAAACGGGCATCATGCTGCACGCGGCCAGCGGCAAGGTGTCCAGCCAGAGCCAGTCGGACGAGACGCGCATCACGGCCGACAAGGCCATCACGGTGGCGAGCATGACCAAGAGCGTCACCGTGGCGGCCAAGGAGCATGTGCTGTTGACCTCACAAGACGCCTATATCAAGCTCGAAGGCGGCAACATCATGATCCACGGACCAGGGGCGATGACGTTCAAGGCCAGCATGAAGGAGCTGGCTGGGCCTTCTGCCTCTACTTCCATCCTGCCGCCGCTACCGAAGATTGATCAGATCAAGAACTTCATCGAATTCAACCATCACTGGCCGGACTTGACGCCTGTCGCAGGCGGCGCGTACCGGGCCGAATTCGCTGATGGCACCGCATGTGTCGGCAAGCTCGACGCCAAAGGCCACGCCCGCCTGGAAAACATTCCGCAGGGCGCGGTCAAGGTCTATTTTGGCGAAGACCCTAGACCGTTCACGGCAGACAGCCCCAAAGACGCCGGGAAGACCACCTTGGAAAACGTGCAAAACGACTTGAAAAAACACGGCCAACCCACCGATCCAGACGATGTCGAGTCACTGCTGTACAGCATGGTTGGAAGGGATATCCAATGA
- a CDS encoding PoNe immunity protein domain-containing protein: MQFHEKRRQQFLNDRYYELEIQYSIDESFPRFLRALHASDSNAEDRSRISEAIADQLFKIFLLNYTAGESLDILRNDLPKVVGAYEQHAKYIQEYANDPIFPPFRFAEVDNYERAMQLISLCYLLHRRDLLPRLAAMLDGAFAGKDTLYEDLFSYELKDRFEVDEWYHDKPYRDIINSFYRDTPEESISDVQKYLKAWYTSMKKAFWHDSHLNMREDGGAYFGYWAIEAAAAVYLLELDDRSFRDHIVYPKDLLDYARKLDKQAPPTPLAPRQLRVEGGNPCPQAGYWFTPAIADSLRHFEQGEIMPVSMDWQYGATIWQWSKEQLPPLKPTVK; this comes from the coding sequence ATGCAATTCCATGAAAAGCGCAGGCAGCAGTTTTTGAACGACCGATATTATGAATTGGAAATTCAATATTCCATTGATGAGAGTTTCCCCCGATTTTTACGAGCGCTTCATGCGAGCGACAGCAATGCAGAAGATAGAAGTCGTATTTCGGAAGCTATAGCAGATCAACTCTTTAAGATTTTCTTATTGAATTATACTGCGGGCGAATCGTTAGATATTTTGCGTAACGACCTTCCGAAGGTTGTAGGGGCTTACGAGCAGCATGCGAAATATATACAAGAATACGCAAATGATCCGATTTTCCCTCCATTTCGTTTTGCTGAAGTAGACAATTACGAACGTGCAATGCAATTAATCAGTCTTTGTTACCTGCTACATCGCCGTGACTTATTGCCAAGATTGGCGGCAATGCTCGACGGCGCTTTTGCCGGAAAAGATACGCTCTACGAAGACTTGTTTTCCTATGAGCTCAAAGACCGTTTCGAAGTCGATGAGTGGTACCACGATAAGCCATATCGCGACATCATCAACAGTTTTTATCGTGATACGCCAGAAGAAAGTATTTCGGATGTGCAGAAATACCTGAAAGCATGGTACACATCGATGAAAAAAGCATTCTGGCATGATAGTCATTTGAACATGAGAGAAGACGGTGGCGCGTATTTTGGCTATTGGGCGATTGAAGCCGCTGCGGCAGTATATCTTTTGGAACTGGACGACCGCAGTTTTCGCGATCATATTGTCTACCCCAAGGATCTGCTGGACTATGCTAGAAAGCTCGATAAACAAGCGCCACCCACGCCATTAGCACCAAGACAACTGCGTGTTGAAGGCGGCAATCCGTGCCCCCAGGCGGGCTACTGGTTTACCCCTGCCATCGCCGACAGTCTTCGTCATTTCGAACAAGGCGAGATCATGCCTGTATCCATGGATTGGCAGTATGGCGCGACCATCTGGCAATGGAGTAAGGAGCAATTACCTCCCCTTAAACCAACTGTGAAGTGA
- a CDS encoding PoNe immunity protein domain-containing protein produces the protein MQFHEKRRQQFLSKQYFEADIQHATDISIPNLLQVLNAPDSDAEDRSRVSEAIAYSTCKNFFLNYTAGESLDVLRDDLSKVIAAYEQYTKFDREYEKKPKFPPFRFAEIDDYERAIQLISLCYLLHRRDLLPRLAAMLDGAFAGKDTLYEDLFTYELKGRYDVDEWYHDKPYRDIINSFYRDMPEESISDLEKYLKNWYTSMKKAPWHDSHLDMRETGGGYFGYWAIEAAAAVYLLELDDRSFRDHIVYPKDLLDYARKLDKQAALMSTVPEKLRVEGGNPCPQIGYWFTPAIPGSLRHFEQGEIMPVSMDSQYGATIWQWSSEQLPL, from the coding sequence ATGCAATTTCATGAAAAGCGCAGACAACAATTTTTGAGCAAGCAGTATTTTGAGGCGGATATTCAACATGCTACTGATATAAGTATTCCAAATCTATTGCAGGTTCTTAATGCGCCTGATAGCGATGCTGAGGACCGAAGTCGTGTTTCAGAAGCAATCGCATATAGCACATGCAAGAACTTTTTTTTGAACTATACGGCCGGTGAATCTTTAGATGTTTTGCGTGATGATCTTTCGAAAGTCATAGCGGCTTACGAGCAATACACGAAATTCGATCGTGAGTATGAAAAAAAACCGAAATTTCCGCCATTTCGTTTTGCCGAAATAGATGATTACGAACGCGCAATTCAACTCATTAGCCTTTGTTATTTGCTACATCGCCGCGACTTGTTGCCACGATTGGCTGCAATGCTTGACGGCGCATTTGCAGGCAAAGATACGCTTTACGAGGACTTATTTACCTATGAACTCAAAGGCCGTTATGATGTCGATGAGTGGTACCACGACAAGCCGTATCGCGACATCATTAACAGCTTTTATCGCGACATGCCAGAAGAAAGTATTTCGGACTTAGAGAAATATTTGAAAAATTGGTACACATCGATGAAAAAAGCACCTTGGCACGATAGTCATTTGGACATGAGAGAAACCGGGGGGGGCTATTTTGGTTATTGGGCTATCGAAGCTGCAGCAGCAGTATATCTTTTGGAACTGGACGACCGCAGTTTCCGAGACCATATCGTGTATCCAAAAGACTTGTTGGACTACGCCAGAAAGCTCGATAAACAAGCTGCACTTATGTCCACAGTGCCAGAAAAGCTGCGTGTTGAAGGCGGCAACCCATGCCCCCAAATCGGCTACTGGTTCACCCCTGCTATACCCGGCAGTCTTCGTCATTTTGAACAAGGCGAGATCATGCCTGTATCCATGGATTCGCAGTATGGCGCGACCATCTGGCAATGGAGTAGTGAGCAATTACCGTTATAA
- a CDS encoding PoNe immunity protein domain-containing protein, with protein sequence MKFHEKRRQQFLNETAFEKTATFFITTAQAEFSRELGDPSNDALGRSLVSAAIADYTVTNYLLSYTAGESLDVLRENLTEIIKVHEQSTKYVREYQHDSAFPPLRFAEIDDYERAMQLIGLCYLLHRRDLLPRLAAMLDGAFAGKDTLYEDLFAYELKDRYEVDEWYHDAPYRNIINSFYRDTAEESIRDIEAYLKAWYKSMKKAPWHDSHLSMNAEGCGAYFGYWAIEAAAAVYLLELDDRSFRDHIVYPKDLLDYARKLDKQAPLAPSAPEKLRVEGGTPCPQTGYWFTPAISGSLRHFEQGEIMPVSMDSQYGATIWQWSSEQLPP encoded by the coding sequence ATGAAATTTCATGAAAAACGTAGGCAGCAATTCTTAAATGAAACGGCTTTTGAAAAAACGGCGACTTTTTTTATCACTACTGCACAAGCGGAATTTTCACGCGAATTAGGCGATCCAAGTAATGATGCACTGGGCCGCAGTCTTGTGTCAGCAGCAATCGCCGATTATACAGTTACAAATTATTTATTGAGCTACACCGCAGGCGAATCATTGGATGTGTTGCGTGAAAACCTTACCGAAATTATAAAGGTTCATGAGCAATCAACTAAATATGTTAGGGAGTATCAACACGACTCAGCGTTTCCGCCTCTGCGCTTCGCCGAAATAGACGATTACGAGCGCGCAATGCAACTCATTGGCCTTTGCTATCTTCTACATCGCCGTGACCTATTACCACGATTGGCAGCGATGCTTGACGGCGCATTTGCCGGTAAAGATACGCTCTATGAGGATTTGTTTGCCTATGAACTCAAGGATCGTTACGAAGTCGACGAGTGGTACCACGACGCGCCCTATCGCAATATCATCAATAGCTTTTATCGCGATACGGCAGAGGAAAGCATTCGGGACATCGAAGCCTATCTGAAGGCTTGGTACAAGTCTATGAAAAAAGCGCCGTGGCACGACAGTCATTTGAGCATGAACGCAGAAGGTTGCGGCGCGTATTTTGGTTATTGGGCAATTGAAGCCGCTGCGGCAGTATATCTTTTGGAACTGGACGACCGCAGTTTCCGCGATCACATCGTGTATCCAAAAGACTTGCTGGATTACGCAAGAAAGCTCGATAAACAAGCACCACTGGCGCCCTCAGCGCCAGAAAAACTGCGTGTTGAAGGTGGCACACCATGTCCCCAAACCGGCTACTGGTTCACCCCTGCTATATCCGGTAGTCTTCGTCATTTTGAACAAGGCGAGATCATGCCTGTATCCATGGATTCGCAGTATGGCGCGACCATCTGGCAATGGAGTAGTGAGCAATTACCGCCATAA
- a CDS encoding PoNe immunity protein domain-containing protein, with protein sequence MHFHEKRRQKFLSEHYFSFFCNSIKKAIEYWKHNFPPDIETEALARSLAAADFAGQTCDLFLLRYTGGEPLDLLRDELVGVVEAYEISARYKRDFQEKEDFPVFAFQEIDDFERIVQLLGLAILLHRRELIPRIHSLVANSAYDGQDAMYEELVSHDIADRPYLEAWYHQFPYLHLLSATDLESSQEKIEQMQQYLKIWYKSMEKTPWHDSHFSMTEEGGTYFGYWAIEAAAIVYLYDINDSSFRDHIVYPKDLVDFARELDKQAPLAPSAPEKLLVEGGNPCPQTGYWFTPAIPDSRRHFEQGAVMPVSADSQYGATIWQWGTEYNSRLCNSMKFEP encoded by the coding sequence ATGCACTTTCATGAAAAACGTAGGCAGAAATTCTTAAGCGAACATTATTTTTCGTTTTTTTGTAACTCGATAAAAAAGGCAATTGAATATTGGAAGCATAATTTTCCTCCAGACATAGAAACGGAAGCACTCGCAAGATCGCTCGCTGCGGCAGATTTTGCCGGGCAAACTTGCGACCTTTTCTTGCTTCGATACACAGGCGGGGAACCGCTAGATCTATTGCGCGACGAGCTCGTCGGCGTAGTCGAGGCCTATGAAATATCCGCCAGATACAAGCGAGATTTCCAAGAAAAAGAAGATTTTCCTGTGTTTGCCTTCCAAGAAATCGATGACTTTGAAAGAATTGTTCAGCTACTTGGCTTGGCCATATTGTTGCATCGACGCGAGCTGATACCCCGCATTCATTCCTTAGTTGCCAATTCGGCCTATGACGGGCAAGATGCGATGTATGAGGAACTTGTCAGCCATGATATAGCTGATCGTCCTTATTTAGAGGCTTGGTATCACCAATTCCCCTATCTACACCTCCTCAGCGCAACTGACTTGGAAAGCTCCCAAGAAAAAATAGAGCAAATGCAGCAGTATCTTAAAATTTGGTACAAGTCGATGGAAAAGACGCCTTGGCATGATAGTCATTTTTCAATGACAGAGGAAGGTGGCACCTATTTCGGGTACTGGGCAATTGAGGCCGCCGCAATTGTTTATCTCTACGACATCAACGACAGCAGTTTTCGTGACCACATTGTCTATCCAAAAGACTTGGTGGACTTTGCGAGAGAACTCGATAAACAAGCACCACTGGCGCCCTCAGCGCCAGAAAAACTGCTTGTTGAAGGCGGCAATCCATGCCCCCAAACCGGCTACTGGTTCACCCCTGCCATCCCCGACAGTCGCCGTCATTTCGAACAAGGCGCGGTTATGCCTGTATCCGCGGATTCGCAGTATGGCGCCACCATCTGGCAATGGGGTACAGAATACAATTCCCGCTTATGCAATTCCATGAAATTTGAGCCGTAA
- a CDS encoding ShlB/FhaC/HecB family hemolysin secretion/activation protein, which produces MHLRLTPWCGVFLFSGALCAAVSAQTRPEIAPPLPNTPGASQRDDASQELIRQQERERLLRQQQERNPDVRLLKAPVAVSANRLPAGESPCFTINQLVLRGEGSAQFQWALDAAGRDDLGAADSALGRCLGTQAINVLMGRLQNAIIARGYVTTRVLAEPQDLSRGTLALSLIPGRIRQIGFAPGTNPRATWWNAVPARPGDLLNVRDTEQALENFKRVPTAEADIQIMPAEGGNAKPGESDLQIQWKQCLPFRLALGLDDGGSRSTGKLQGSVTLSYDHWLTLNDLFYLSLNQNVDGDRNGPRGTAGMVAHYSIPYAYWLLAFTVSDSHYHQSVAGISQDYNYSGASQNREVKLSRLVYRDASRKTTVSLRGWQRAAQNFIDDTEVEVQRRRMAGWEVGIGHREFLGQATLDLNLQYRRGTGAMDALAAPEEAFGEGTSRLKLLLADAALSAPFTLAGQPLRYTGSWRTQHNRTPLVPQDRFAIGGRYTVRGYDGESSLSAERGWLLRNEVGVPLGSSGQEAYAGLDHGEVSGPSAEWLIARRLTGGFVGLRGQWLGVQYDAFVGWPVRKPELFRTASHTAGFSLNASY; this is translated from the coding sequence ATGCACCTGCGCTTGACGCCATGGTGCGGTGTATTTTTGTTCAGTGGCGCCCTGTGTGCCGCCGTGTCCGCGCAGACCCGTCCCGAAATTGCACCGCCCCTTCCCAACACGCCTGGCGCCAGCCAGCGCGACGATGCCAGCCAAGAACTCATCCGCCAGCAAGAACGTGAGCGCCTCCTGCGCCAGCAGCAGGAGCGCAATCCCGACGTGCGCCTGCTCAAGGCGCCGGTAGCCGTCTCGGCCAACCGCTTGCCTGCGGGCGAATCGCCGTGCTTTACCATCAACCAGCTTGTGTTGCGCGGCGAGGGCAGTGCGCAGTTTCAATGGGCGCTGGACGCCGCCGGGCGCGATGACCTGGGCGCGGCTGACTCTGCGCTGGGCCGCTGCCTGGGCACGCAGGCCATCAATGTACTGATGGGGCGGCTGCAAAACGCCATCATCGCGCGCGGCTATGTCACCACGCGCGTGCTGGCTGAACCGCAGGATTTGAGCCGTGGCACCCTGGCCTTGAGCCTGATACCGGGGCGCATCCGCCAGATCGGCTTTGCGCCCGGCACCAATCCGCGCGCCACCTGGTGGAACGCCGTGCCGGCGCGGCCCGGCGACTTGCTCAATGTGCGCGATACGGAACAGGCGCTGGAAAACTTCAAGCGCGTGCCGACGGCCGAAGCTGATATCCAGATCATGCCGGCCGAGGGCGGCAATGCCAAGCCGGGCGAGAGCGACCTGCAGATCCAGTGGAAGCAGTGCTTGCCATTCCGCCTGGCGCTGGGGCTCGACGATGGCGGTTCGCGCTCGACCGGCAAGCTGCAGGGCAGCGTGACCTTGTCGTACGACCACTGGCTGACCCTGAACGATCTGTTTTACCTGAGCCTGAACCAGAACGTCGACGGCGACCGCAACGGCCCGCGCGGCACGGCCGGCATGGTGGCGCATTATTCGATCCCATACGCCTACTGGCTGCTGGCCTTCACGGTCAGCGACAGCCACTACCACCAGTCCGTGGCCGGCATCAGCCAGGACTACAACTACAGCGGCGCCAGCCAGAATCGCGAAGTGAAACTGTCGCGCCTGGTCTACCGCGACGCCTCGCGCAAGACGACGGTTTCCTTGCGGGGCTGGCAGCGCGCCGCGCAAAACTTCATCGACGACACGGAAGTGGAAGTGCAGCGCCGTCGCATGGCCGGCTGGGAAGTTGGCATCGGCCACCGCGAATTTCTGGGCCAGGCGACGCTGGACCTGAATCTGCAATACCGGCGCGGCACGGGCGCGATGGATGCGCTGGCAGCGCCCGAGGAAGCGTTTGGCGAAGGCACCTCGCGCCTCAAGCTGCTCCTGGCCGACGCGGCCCTGTCGGCGCCGTTCACGCTGGCTGGCCAGCCGCTGCGCTACACAGGCAGCTGGCGCACGCAGCACAACCGCACGCCGCTGGTGCCGCAGGACCGCTTTGCCATCGGCGGACGTTACACGGTGCGCGGCTATGACGGCGAAAGCAGCCTGTCGGCCGAACGTGGCTGGCTGTTGCGCAACGAAGTTGGCGTGCCGCTGGGCAGCAGCGGCCAGGAAGCATATGCCGGGCTCGACCACGGCGAAGTATCGGGACCGTCCGCCGAATGGCTGATCGCGCGCCGCCTTACGGGCGGCTTCGTCGGCTTGCGCGGCCAGTGGCTGGGCGTGCAGTACGACGCCTTTGTCGGCTGGCCCGTGCGCAAACCTGAGCTGTTCCGCACGGCCAGCCATACGGCCGGCTTCAGCCTGAACGCCAGTTATTGA